The following proteins are co-located in the Brockia lithotrophica genome:
- a CDS encoding tmRNA-binding protein SmpB, which produces MGGERRVFAENRKAFHDYHIEERYEAGISLLGSEVKAVRQGRVNLRDSYVRIRDGEAYVVGMHISPYEKASAFVPDPTRTRKLLMHRREIERLMGKVQTEGYTIVPLSLYGKGRWIKLEIGLAKGKKLHDKREALRERAVRREIERTLKTKNR; this is translated from the coding sequence ATGGGCGGGGAACGGCGCGTGTTCGCGGAAAACCGCAAGGCCTTTCACGACTACCACATCGAGGAGCGCTACGAGGCGGGGATTTCCCTTCTCGGTTCCGAGGTCAAGGCGGTGCGCCAGGGGCGCGTAAACCTGCGCGACAGCTATGTCCGCATCCGCGACGGCGAGGCGTACGTTGTGGGGATGCACATCAGCCCGTACGAAAAGGCGTCGGCCTTTGTCCCCGATCCGACGCGTACGCGGAAGCTCCTCATGCACCGCCGCGAAATCGAGCGCCTCATGGGCAAGGTGCAAACGGAGGGGTATACGATCGTCCCCCTCTCCCTCTACGGCAAGGGAAGATGGATCAAGTTGGAAATCGGTCTGGCCAAAGGGAAGAAGCTGCACGACAAGCGCGAAGCGCTGCGCGAGCGCGCGGTTCGCCGCGAAATCGAGCGCACCCTGAAGACGAAGAATCGGTGA
- a CDS encoding 3'-to-5' exoribonuclease RNase R, with amino-acid sequence MVLSEDPVAQAVVGAVRQAARPLASSELVELLAARGISEAAVREVLSRLVEEGEIVRTRSRRYGLPEQMNLVRGRLEVHTRGYAFLLPDREGEPDVYVPAANLHGAWPGDVVLVRKSGTGGNGRKVEGEVVRILRRAFRRVVGTYEEEARLGYVVPDDLRIPGAITVAPRERRGAVPGHKVVVEILEYPDDRRPAVGRVVEILGHKDDPGVDILSIVRKYELPEAFPEDVLEEAARLPDRVREEDLVGRRDLREVDVFTIDGEDAKDFDDAVHIEPLPRGGWRLGVHIADVSAYVREGTALDREAYLRGTSVYLVDRVIPMLPHTLSNGIASLNPGEDRLAISVLLDFDAEGRRLRYEFFPSVIRSRARMTYTSVNRLLSGEEAEDAFTSREVYERFRENLFAMAELARKIRARRRARGAIDFDLDEARIVLGDDGKPIDVHRRERGEGERLIEDFMLVANEAIAEWAEAADLPFLYRVHEPPDPEKMRGFFEFLANLGYVVRARPGGVTPKQLQAVLEEARGEPEEMVISTLLLRSMQRARYAAENLGHFGLAATHYTHFTAPIRRYPDLIVHRLLRRYAFHGRIPDAAERERLVEWLDEAAKHTSTRERVAMEAEWETEAYKKAEYMQAHVGETFDGVVSGVTSFGLFVRLPNTIEGLVHLSYMTDDYYVFHEKEMILVGEHTGKVYRIGDPIRVTCVGVHLEERTIDFALAEEELPDRPLGQAKRRVKVIRPDDGAPGRAPSGFARGKPHFDGARRSSTPKAVRERDAYFAEGGLAGDASSRGRKGPVPAEFADHERGKGAQKRKKRRK; translated from the coding sequence GTGGTTTTGTCCGAAGACCCGGTAGCGCAGGCCGTCGTGGGAGCCGTTCGACAGGCCGCTCGCCCTCTGGCTTCGTCGGAACTCGTCGAGCTCCTGGCCGCGCGAGGGATTTCGGAGGCGGCCGTGCGGGAAGTTCTTTCTCGCCTCGTCGAGGAGGGCGAGATCGTGCGCACGCGTTCTCGGCGCTACGGCCTTCCGGAACAGATGAACCTCGTCCGCGGCAGGCTCGAAGTGCACACCCGGGGATACGCCTTCCTTCTCCCCGATCGAGAAGGCGAGCCGGACGTCTACGTCCCGGCGGCGAACCTTCACGGGGCGTGGCCGGGAGACGTGGTGCTCGTGCGCAAATCGGGGACCGGCGGAAACGGCCGTAAGGTGGAGGGGGAGGTCGTAAGGATCCTGCGCCGCGCCTTCCGCCGCGTCGTGGGGACCTACGAAGAAGAAGCACGCCTCGGTTACGTCGTCCCGGACGATCTCCGAATCCCGGGGGCGATCACGGTCGCGCCGCGAGAGCGCCGCGGTGCCGTTCCCGGTCACAAAGTGGTCGTCGAGATCCTCGAATACCCGGACGACCGCCGTCCCGCCGTGGGGCGCGTCGTGGAAATCCTCGGACACAAGGACGATCCGGGCGTGGACATCCTCTCCATCGTCCGGAAGTACGAACTTCCCGAGGCGTTTCCCGAGGACGTCCTCGAAGAGGCCGCTCGACTGCCCGACCGCGTACGCGAGGAAGACTTGGTGGGTCGGAGGGACCTCCGCGAGGTAGACGTGTTCACGATCGACGGCGAAGACGCCAAGGACTTCGACGATGCCGTGCACATCGAACCCCTTCCCCGAGGCGGCTGGCGTCTCGGGGTGCACATCGCGGACGTGAGCGCCTACGTGCGCGAGGGGACGGCACTCGACCGCGAAGCGTACCTCCGCGGTACGAGCGTATACCTCGTCGACCGCGTGATCCCCATGCTTCCCCACACGCTTTCCAACGGGATCGCCAGCCTCAACCCCGGGGAGGACCGGCTCGCGATCAGCGTGCTCCTGGACTTCGATGCGGAGGGGCGCCGCCTTCGCTACGAGTTCTTTCCGAGCGTGATTCGCTCGCGGGCGCGGATGACCTACACCTCCGTGAATCGACTCCTTTCCGGAGAAGAGGCGGAGGACGCCTTTACCTCGCGCGAGGTGTACGAGAGGTTCCGCGAAAACCTCTTCGCCATGGCCGAACTTGCGCGTAAGATCCGCGCGCGGCGTAGGGCGCGGGGGGCGATCGACTTCGACCTCGACGAGGCGCGCATCGTCCTGGGCGACGACGGGAAGCCGATCGACGTGCACCGCCGCGAACGCGGCGAGGGGGAGCGGTTGATCGAGGACTTCATGCTCGTGGCCAACGAGGCGATTGCGGAGTGGGCCGAAGCGGCGGACCTCCCGTTTCTCTACCGCGTGCACGAACCTCCGGACCCGGAAAAAATGCGGGGATTCTTCGAGTTCCTCGCCAACCTCGGCTACGTAGTACGCGCCCGTCCCGGGGGTGTGACGCCGAAGCAACTTCAGGCCGTCCTCGAGGAGGCGCGGGGGGAGCCGGAAGAGATGGTCATCTCCACGCTCCTCCTCCGGAGCATGCAGCGCGCGCGGTACGCCGCGGAAAACCTCGGGCACTTTGGCCTTGCGGCAACGCACTACACGCACTTTACGGCCCCCATCCGGCGATACCCCGATCTCATCGTCCACCGCTTACTCCGCCGCTACGCCTTCCACGGTCGCATTCCCGACGCCGCGGAGCGGGAGCGCCTTGTCGAATGGCTCGACGAGGCGGCCAAGCACACGTCCACGCGCGAGCGCGTGGCGATGGAGGCAGAGTGGGAAACGGAGGCGTACAAGAAGGCGGAGTACATGCAGGCGCACGTCGGGGAGACGTTCGACGGCGTCGTGAGCGGCGTGACGTCCTTCGGCCTCTTCGTCCGCCTGCCGAACACGATCGAGGGTCTCGTCCACCTGAGCTACATGACCGACGACTACTACGTCTTTCACGAGAAGGAGATGATCCTCGTCGGCGAGCACACAGGCAAGGTGTACCGCATCGGCGACCCCATACGGGTGACGTGCGTCGGCGTTCATCTCGAGGAGCGGACGATCGACTTCGCCTTGGCAGAAGAGGAGCTCCCCGACCGCCCCTTGGGGCAGGCGAAGCGCCGCGTCAAGGTGATCCGTCCCGACGACGGCGCTCCGGGCCGTGCGCCGTCCGGTTTTGCCCGGGGAAAACCCCACTTCGACGGCGCGCGGCGAAGCTCTACGCCGAAAGCCGTCCGGGAACGGGACGCGTACTTTGCCGAAGGCGGTCTTGCCGGGGATGCTTCGTCGCGGGGGAGAAAAGGGCCGGTGCCCGCCGAGTTCGCCGACCACGAACGCGGAAAGGGCGCCCAAAAACGGAAGAAGCGCCGGAAGTGA